The following are encoded together in the Capsulimonas corticalis genome:
- a CDS encoding ATP-binding protein, with protein MSVNLNLEFSGKQDHLAQLTDRIEAEAGRMTTKVRLFAAEKPLGWAWSAGVFCVSAALVRVLHHALPGSDPQVLLMLAPVLETGVRHGRFAAMGAWLASAAVSLAALMPHASGALQIPDSNNALSFALLIAAGPVLASVAGHWRESRRELEISEQRRLSFSQEVLLAVTSGRLRLSDSDELRATVAGPAAVQYPLRTLEDVALVRSRVRVALEARNATCERIDDLMMCVTEAATNALKHAGGGALSIWISENKISALIADRGEGISPTNLARATLEAGFSTQGTLGMGFTLMLAMCDTLMLATSPKGTEILIEIARPAAG; from the coding sequence ATGAGCGTCAATTTAAATCTGGAGTTCTCCGGCAAACAGGATCATTTGGCGCAGCTGACCGACCGCATTGAAGCGGAGGCCGGTCGAATGACGACGAAAGTTCGGCTCTTCGCGGCCGAGAAACCTCTGGGCTGGGCCTGGAGCGCCGGCGTTTTTTGCGTCTCCGCCGCCCTGGTGCGCGTATTGCACCATGCACTGCCGGGGAGCGATCCGCAGGTGCTCCTGATGCTGGCTCCGGTGCTGGAGACGGGCGTGCGCCACGGCCGTTTCGCGGCCATGGGCGCCTGGCTTGCGTCAGCCGCCGTTTCTCTGGCCGCGCTTATGCCGCATGCGTCCGGCGCCCTGCAAATCCCCGATTCCAATAACGCTCTGTCGTTCGCCCTGCTGATCGCCGCCGGCCCGGTGCTGGCGTCGGTGGCGGGCCACTGGCGAGAGTCCCGCCGCGAGCTGGAGATCAGCGAACAGCGCCGTTTGTCCTTCAGCCAGGAAGTGCTGCTGGCCGTGACCTCCGGGCGTCTTCGCCTGAGCGACTCCGATGAGCTGCGCGCCACCGTCGCCGGCCCGGCCGCCGTTCAGTATCCGCTGCGGACTTTGGAAGACGTCGCGCTCGTGCGAAGCCGCGTTCGCGTCGCCCTGGAAGCGCGCAATGCGACCTGCGAACGCATCGATGACTTGATGATGTGCGTCACGGAAGCCGCCACCAACGCCCTCAAGCACGCCGGCGGCGGCGCGCTTTCCATTTGGATCTCCGAAAACAAAATCTCCGCCTTGATCGCCGACCGCGGCGAAGGCATTTCGCCCACCAACCTCGCCCGCGCCACCCTCGAAGCCGGCTTCTCCACCCAGGGCACCCTCGGGATGGGCTTCACCCTGATGCTCGCCATGTGCGACACCTTGATGCTCGCCACCTCCCCCAAAGGCACCGAAATCCTCATCGAGATCGCGCGGCCGGCGGCGGGGTAG
- the cdaA gene encoding diadenylate cyclase CdaA → MHGWQHKWTTADLLGFVHAGVDILVVAYLIYHLIMLAKGTRAWQIISGLLIFVLILWFSDWAHLTALNWLLKQMFLLGPVAIVILFYPELRHALEEVGRVGFWGKNFVGLEKEDVFVMVAELVRAASFLSDKKIGALVVLERETGLTEIIGTGTMLNAAISAELLETIFYPGCPLHDGAAIVRRDRIVAAGCTLPLSDNRDIGAMVHTRHKAALGMSEQSDALVLVVSEESGIISVAFEGKMVRGLRDEALRDRLMQGVMGRERPVSRRRRAKAQAAVKATVSPFTNLAPFLTASRGAQKQSAPAPPAGSDGPGTSPPA, encoded by the coding sequence ATGCACGGCTGGCAGCACAAATGGACGACGGCGGATCTGCTGGGATTCGTCCATGCGGGCGTCGATATCTTGGTGGTCGCTTATTTGATCTACCACCTGATCATGCTCGCCAAAGGTACGCGCGCATGGCAGATCATCTCCGGTCTTCTGATCTTCGTTCTGATCCTCTGGTTCTCTGATTGGGCGCATCTGACGGCGCTGAACTGGCTGCTCAAGCAGATGTTCCTGCTCGGACCCGTCGCGATCGTCATCCTCTTTTACCCGGAGCTGCGTCACGCCTTGGAGGAAGTCGGGCGTGTCGGCTTTTGGGGCAAAAACTTCGTCGGCCTGGAAAAAGAAGACGTTTTTGTGATGGTGGCGGAGCTTGTCCGCGCCGCCAGCTTCCTCTCCGACAAGAAAATCGGCGCCCTGGTCGTGCTGGAGCGGGAGACGGGCTTGACCGAGATCATCGGCACCGGCACCATGCTCAACGCCGCGATCAGCGCCGAACTGCTGGAAACGATCTTCTATCCGGGATGCCCTCTTCATGACGGCGCCGCGATCGTGCGCCGGGATCGCATCGTCGCGGCCGGCTGCACGCTCCCGCTGTCGGACAACCGCGATATCGGCGCGATGGTCCACACCCGGCACAAGGCCGCGCTGGGAATGTCGGAGCAGAGCGACGCGCTGGTGCTGGTCGTCTCCGAGGAGAGCGGCATCATCTCCGTGGCGTTTGAAGGCAAAATGGTTCGGGGCCTGCGCGATGAAGCGCTGCGCGACCGATTGATGCAGGGCGTGATGGGCCGCGAGCGTCCCGTCTCGCGCCGCCGCCGCGCCAAGGCGCAGGCTGCGGTGAAGGCGACTGTCAGCCCGTTTACGAATCTTGCGCCGTTTTTGACCGCCTCGCGCGGCGCGCAGAAACAATCGGCGCCGGCGCCTCCCGCCGGAAGCGATGGGCCGGGAACGTCCCCGCCCGCGTAG
- a CDS encoding protease pro-enzyme activation domain-containing protein: MYSRYQRRSRVRRSGAAYGAALTAILAVAGAHAAGAQTAVSLEAIKAKFAAQPRVQIQHNSIAPGVASLLRQSRFLGRQDGQTPVSIAISLPLRNRAALDEYVRRIADPKDALYGHGLTTKQFADLYAPAQEDFDTVLQYAKASGLSVVEASPTRSLVVLSGESRNVESAFGVKLSRYLLPSGYVVHANDVAPTVPQSISSRIIGVTGLNSIPATSYHKHIVPKYVSDIQSFLSGNVAGTGPAGGLAPSDIVTAYNLTSLTYKGEGQTVALYELDGYDPKDITTYTTRFGLGASNLTNVLVNGFSGVPGADGGTGYVEVVLDIDMVLALAPKLQNLYVYEAKNNGTDSLALYKRIADDNVAKVVSTSWGLPETIIDDATRLSEDQIFTQMSAQRQSIFDASGDSGAYDDAPIAAQLGVAATVCVDDPASQPHVTGVGGTTLTTVSPGGAYTSETVWKGTLAGAADNDGGSGGGKSVKWPKPDFQKSPTAVGEDAVNRDVPDVALDADGATGYDIYVGAFASSTSTGWFTVGGTSAAAPLWGAFFSLVNQQRSGNGLSFIGEANPPIYAVARDATNYAAAFHDVTTGDNLVYKAKVGYDDATGWGSFNGAPLLNLLAPVNTATLGTLSGTVTNSNLTPIAGATVHIVRSDTGDLQADLKTDANGKYTKTLSSAVGYTVTVSASGYAGVTDTGIVILPGATTIHDFILTTGHVYPSGLQMISSPYDYTNAADYPTLMGLATPLTREQRLYSYQPSELQYVAYPTYPADTLHPGQGYWVKLDSTNYTHFQGTPVVTTQVFRTVLQQGWNQIGNPFLEDTALGSIEVDDTKGNVLSSTLAASAIVKLPWVYHQDTNGYTQLTASDSLATWQGYWIYSASPTVLVITPPGGLPPSPPPTQPKTSVH; encoded by the coding sequence ATGTACTCTCGCTATCAGAGGCGCTCTCGCGTCCGACGGTCCGGGGCCGCCTATGGCGCGGCCCTGACCGCCATTCTTGCTGTCGCGGGCGCGCATGCGGCCGGGGCGCAGACCGCCGTTTCCCTAGAGGCGATCAAGGCAAAGTTCGCCGCGCAGCCTCGCGTGCAGATTCAGCATAACAGCATCGCCCCCGGCGTGGCTTCTCTGCTGCGGCAGTCTCGTTTTCTCGGTCGTCAGGATGGGCAGACACCGGTCAGCATCGCCATTTCCCTGCCGCTGCGCAACCGCGCCGCGCTGGACGAATATGTGCGCCGCATCGCGGATCCGAAGGACGCGCTTTACGGTCACGGGCTGACGACGAAGCAATTCGCCGACTTGTACGCTCCCGCTCAGGAAGACTTCGACACCGTTCTTCAGTATGCGAAGGCGTCGGGCCTGTCCGTGGTGGAAGCCTCCCCGACACGGTCGCTCGTCGTTCTGAGCGGTGAAAGCCGCAACGTGGAATCGGCCTTCGGCGTCAAGCTGAGCCGGTATCTGCTGCCCAGCGGGTATGTCGTGCATGCGAATGACGTCGCGCCGACCGTTCCTCAAAGCATCTCCAGCCGCATTATCGGCGTCACCGGTCTGAACAGTATTCCCGCGACCAGCTATCACAAGCATATCGTTCCGAAATACGTCTCGGACATCCAGTCGTTCTTAAGCGGCAATGTCGCCGGCACGGGACCCGCCGGCGGGTTGGCTCCGAGCGATATCGTGACGGCTTATAATCTGACGAGCCTGACATACAAAGGCGAGGGCCAAACCGTCGCGCTTTATGAGCTCGACGGCTACGATCCCAAGGACATTACCACCTACACGACGCGTTTTGGATTGGGAGCATCCAATCTGACAAATGTGCTGGTCAACGGCTTCAGCGGCGTTCCTGGCGCGGACGGCGGCACTGGATACGTCGAAGTCGTTCTGGACATCGACATGGTTCTGGCGCTTGCTCCGAAGCTTCAGAACCTGTATGTTTATGAAGCGAAGAATAACGGCACCGACTCGCTCGCTCTCTATAAGCGCATTGCCGACGACAATGTGGCGAAAGTTGTGAGCACAAGCTGGGGACTGCCGGAAACAATTATTGACGATGCGACGCGTCTTTCGGAAGATCAGATCTTCACCCAGATGTCGGCGCAGCGCCAGTCGATCTTTGACGCTTCCGGCGACAGCGGCGCTTATGATGACGCCCCGATTGCCGCTCAGCTTGGAGTCGCCGCTACGGTCTGTGTGGACGATCCCGCATCTCAGCCGCACGTGACGGGCGTTGGCGGCACGACGCTGACCACGGTTTCGCCTGGCGGCGCTTACACTTCCGAAACTGTTTGGAAGGGCACGCTTGCGGGAGCTGCGGACAACGACGGAGGCAGCGGCGGCGGCAAGAGCGTCAAGTGGCCCAAGCCGGATTTCCAAAAGTCTCCCACTGCCGTCGGGGAGGACGCCGTCAATCGCGATGTCCCGGATGTCGCTCTGGACGCGGACGGCGCGACAGGTTATGATATCTATGTCGGCGCCTTCGCCAGCAGCACCAGCACCGGCTGGTTTACCGTGGGCGGCACCAGCGCCGCGGCGCCGCTCTGGGGAGCTTTCTTCTCGCTCGTGAACCAGCAGCGCTCCGGCAACGGCTTGAGCTTTATTGGCGAGGCTAACCCGCCGATCTATGCCGTAGCGCGAGACGCTACGAATTACGCGGCGGCCTTCCACGATGTCACGACCGGCGACAACCTCGTTTATAAAGCGAAGGTTGGGTACGATGACGCAACTGGCTGGGGATCGTTCAACGGGGCTCCGCTCCTGAACCTGCTGGCCCCAGTCAATACGGCGACTCTGGGCACGCTTTCGGGAACGGTGACAAACTCGAATCTGACCCCGATCGCGGGCGCAACGGTGCACATCGTGCGCTCGGACACCGGCGACCTGCAGGCGGATCTGAAGACCGATGCGAACGGCAAGTACACCAAGACCTTGTCCAGCGCCGTCGGTTACACGGTCACGGTCAGCGCTTCCGGATATGCGGGCGTGACCGATACCGGTATCGTCATCCTGCCGGGCGCGACGACGATCCACGATTTCATTCTGACGACTGGGCACGTTTATCCGAGCGGCCTGCAAATGATCTCGTCGCCGTATGATTACACGAACGCCGCCGATTACCCGACGCTGATGGGCCTGGCCACACCGCTGACCCGCGAGCAGCGTCTGTATTCGTACCAGCCTTCGGAACTGCAATACGTCGCCTATCCGACTTACCCCGCCGACACGCTCCATCCGGGGCAAGGCTACTGGGTCAAGCTGGACAGCACAAACTACACGCACTTCCAGGGAACTCCGGTCGTGACGACGCAAGTCTTCCGAACGGTGCTTCAGCAGGGCTGGAACCAGATCGGCAACCCGTTCCTGGAAGATACCGCGCTTGGTTCGATCGAAGTCGACGACACGAAGGGCAACGTCCTGAGCAGCACGCTCGCGGCGAGCGCCATCGTCAAACTGCCCTGGGTTTACCATCAGGACACGAACGGCTACACGCAGCTGACGGCCTCGGATTCTCTGGCGACCTGGCAAGGCTACTGGATCTACTCCGCCAGCCCGACGGTTCTGGTGATCACACCTCCCGGAGGACTGCCGCCGAGCCCGCCGCCGACGCAGCCGAAGACCTCGGTTCACTAG
- a CDS encoding CdaR family protein has protein sequence MLARLRDNLSYKVLALLCACALRWYVDAQQNPVKTRTVTPTVVTRNLPDGMLVTDQSATTVTVTLEGSLEDLSRVPDSSVIAVADLSNVHTGKQSSVPVEAKLTPGVSSAVTISDTEPHMIMLTLQPKRKRRMGIRVDPSGAPPEGYVFRKPDVAPIEATVIGGEDAVNRVSRLVVRPEVTGASGMVEDDYQVRALDDQGRVVDNVTLAPPTAHVRLGIVEATANKDLLVSPDVSGAPAPGFKIADVQVNPTRVTFTGRVDTLARVGVIATAPININGASQDVVQTVPLASLRTLSPVSAAQVTVTVHIVPAFSPPAAAPLTQP, from the coding sequence ATGCTCGCCCGTTTGCGCGATAATCTGTCTTATAAAGTGCTGGCGCTTTTGTGCGCCTGCGCGCTACGCTGGTATGTGGACGCGCAGCAGAATCCCGTGAAGACGCGCACTGTCACCCCAACGGTCGTCACTCGGAATTTGCCGGATGGAATGCTGGTCACCGACCAATCCGCGACGACGGTGACCGTGACGCTGGAGGGATCGCTGGAGGATCTGAGCCGCGTGCCGGACAGCAGCGTGATCGCCGTCGCGGACCTCAGCAACGTGCACACCGGCAAGCAATCCTCCGTGCCGGTCGAAGCGAAGCTCACGCCCGGCGTGTCCAGCGCGGTGACGATCAGCGACACCGAGCCCCATATGATCATGCTGACGCTGCAGCCCAAGCGCAAGCGGCGAATGGGGATCCGGGTGGATCCGAGCGGCGCTCCGCCGGAAGGGTATGTCTTCCGCAAGCCCGATGTGGCCCCGATCGAGGCGACGGTGATTGGCGGCGAGGACGCCGTCAACCGTGTTTCCCGTCTGGTCGTTCGCCCCGAAGTCACCGGCGCCAGCGGCATGGTAGAGGACGACTACCAGGTCCGCGCGCTCGACGATCAGGGGCGCGTCGTGGACAACGTGACACTGGCGCCGCCGACGGCGCATGTCCGTTTGGGAATTGTCGAGGCGACCGCGAACAAGGATCTGCTCGTGAGCCCGGATGTTTCCGGCGCGCCGGCGCCCGGATTTAAAATCGCCGATGTCCAGGTCAACCCTACGCGGGTGACGTTTACGGGCCGTGTCGACACGCTGGCGCGCGTGGGCGTGATCGCCACCGCGCCGATCAATATCAATGGGGCTTCGCAGGATGTCGTCCAGACCGTGCCGCTTGCGTCCCTGCGCACGCTCTCGCCCGTCTCCGCCGCTCAGGTCACGGTGACGGTCCATATCGTTCCCGCATTTTCGCCTCCCGCGGCCGCGCCTCTCACACAGCCGTAG
- a CDS encoding D-2-hydroxyacid dehydrogenase codes for MSEISTLLIGSKDTNLISRAQSLSPALKIVSARQIEEAPNLLPAIDAAYGWLSRDQIAQAKNLRWLQLASAGVNGLITPEIRARDLILTNAKGIHAEPITEHMFGMLLTITRRLGAAWDRQKTGVWSGDGLGDRVTLLAGKTLGVLGVGAIGGQSAKVGKAFGMRVAGLRRSGEPHEYVDHMYTIDQKHEFLAACDVIMNTLPQTEKTRGFLGPEEFETMKHGAILINTGRGATIETDAMLAALNSGKLGAALLDVTDPEPLPEGHPLWTTPNVFITPHYSGAHPEYDERADRIFLENLRRYLAGEALINVVDKEEGY; via the coding sequence ATGAGCGAAATAAGTACACTTTTGATCGGAAGCAAGGATACAAATCTGATTTCGCGGGCGCAGAGTCTATCCCCTGCTCTCAAAATCGTCTCGGCGCGGCAGATCGAGGAAGCCCCGAATCTGCTGCCCGCCATCGACGCCGCCTATGGATGGCTGAGCCGGGACCAGATCGCGCAGGCGAAAAATCTACGCTGGCTGCAGCTCGCGTCGGCCGGCGTCAACGGCTTGATCACTCCCGAAATCCGGGCGCGGGACCTCATCCTCACCAACGCCAAAGGCATCCACGCCGAACCGATCACGGAGCATATGTTCGGCATGCTCCTGACGATCACACGGCGGCTGGGCGCGGCGTGGGATCGCCAGAAGACCGGGGTATGGAGCGGCGACGGGCTTGGCGATCGAGTCACTCTGCTGGCGGGCAAAACGCTGGGCGTGCTGGGCGTCGGCGCGATCGGCGGGCAGAGCGCCAAAGTCGGGAAGGCGTTCGGCATGCGCGTCGCCGGCCTGCGGCGCAGCGGCGAGCCCCACGAGTATGTCGATCACATGTACACGATAGATCAGAAGCACGAATTTCTCGCCGCGTGCGACGTCATCATGAACACCCTGCCCCAGACGGAAAAAACACGCGGCTTTCTCGGCCCCGAAGAGTTCGAGACAATGAAACACGGCGCCATTCTCATCAATACCGGCCGGGGAGCGACCATCGAGACCGACGCGATGCTCGCCGCCCTGAACAGCGGAAAACTGGGCGCGGCGCTGCTGGATGTCACCGATCCCGAACCCCTGCCCGAGGGACATCCGCTCTGGACCACTCCCAACGTCTTCATCACGCCCCACTACAGCGGCGCGCATCCCGAATACGACGAGCGCGCGGACAGGATCTTTCTGGAAAACCTGCGGCGGTATCTCGCGGGAGAGGCGCTGATAAATGTCGTGGACAAAGAAGAAGGATATTGA
- a CDS encoding chemotaxis protein CheB, with translation MAETINRIIVIGTSAGGVEALTRLVSDLPEDMSAAVFIVLHIPANSSGVLPKLLGRTARMPVSHPLDGDPIQAGHIYVAPPDHHLLLRSGTIHVSSGPKENSHRPAIDPLFRTAARNYGARVIGVILTGNLDDGSAGLLMIKRHGGLAVVQSPTDAQFPSMPASAIDSVDVDYVQPLSQIGPLLQSLANAPAPVPSDVSPDTELDRTREDDRIAFDSEADSDAHAAARDYEVGRPSVYACPDCHGVLWEIQEGDVLRYRCRVGHAYTVENLLSAQEHSLEDALWAALRSLEETSSLAWRMELRAAERGHAHGRKYFRERAIAADARALVIRQAIERKLIAEPGAPNDDIPYAEK, from the coding sequence TTGGCGGAAACTATCAATCGAATTATCGTGATCGGAACGTCAGCCGGCGGTGTCGAGGCTCTCACACGTCTTGTCTCCGATCTGCCCGAGGATATGTCCGCCGCCGTTTTTATCGTGCTCCACATCCCCGCCAATAGCTCGGGGGTCTTGCCAAAGCTGCTGGGCAGGACCGCGCGGATGCCGGTGTCCCACCCCCTGGATGGCGACCCGATCCAGGCCGGGCATATCTATGTGGCGCCGCCGGACCATCATCTTTTGCTTCGGTCCGGAACGATCCATGTCAGCAGCGGTCCAAAGGAAAACAGCCATCGGCCGGCGATCGATCCGCTGTTCCGGACGGCGGCCCGCAACTACGGAGCGCGCGTCATCGGCGTCATCCTGACCGGCAATCTCGATGACGGTTCGGCGGGGCTGCTGATGATCAAGCGCCATGGCGGCCTGGCGGTTGTCCAGTCGCCCACCGACGCGCAATTCCCCAGCATGCCGGCAAGCGCCATCGACAGCGTCGATGTGGACTATGTGCAGCCGCTTTCCCAGATCGGTCCGCTGCTGCAATCCCTCGCGAACGCTCCGGCGCCGGTTCCGTCGGATGTCTCGCCGGACACGGAGCTCGACCGGACGCGCGAGGACGACCGGATAGCGTTTGACAGCGAGGCCGATTCCGACGCGCACGCCGCCGCCCGGGACTACGAGGTCGGACGCCCGTCGGTTTACGCCTGTCCCGATTGCCATGGCGTCTTATGGGAGATTCAAGAGGGTGACGTGCTCCGGTACCGGTGCCGCGTCGGGCACGCGTACACCGTGGAAAATCTCCTCAGCGCCCAGGAGCATTCCCTGGAGGACGCGCTTTGGGCGGCCCTGCGTTCGCTGGAGGAGACGTCTTCGCTCGCATGGCGCATGGAGCTGCGCGCGGCGGAGCGCGGGCACGCGCATGGGCGAAAGTATTTCCGCGAGCGGGCGATCGCGGCGGACGCGCGCGCTCTGGTGATCCGCCAGGCGATCGAGCGGAAACTGATCGCGGAACCGGGCGCGCCCAACGACGATATTCCTTATGCCGAGAAGTAA
- the sthA gene encoding Si-specific NAD(P)(+) transhydrogenase — protein sequence MKHVNMVVIGSGPAGQKAAIQAAKLGKSVILIEKNNIIGGACIHTGTIPSKALRESVLQLTGIHQSTLNNHNPVNKSDITLDDLIFRCHQVIRTEIDVIREHMQRNGVEMIWGEAHFKDQHTIDVVRPSACETIEADHIVIASGTTPARPSTITFDNERVLDSDSFLRLPALPKSIIIVGGGVIGTEYACMMAALGIRVVLVEARPMLLEFADSEIIEALQYRMRAMGVTLRLNERVDDIRVLPDGLVQATMQSGKHIRADSLLYCIGRQGATAKMDLDKVGLTPDSRGRLKVNEHYQTEIPHIYAVGDVIGFPALASTSMEQGRLASCHAYGEPTCSIPELFPVGIYSIPEISMVGKTEAALTDEGIPYEAGVAQYREIARGQLLGDEGGMLKLLIHEQTRQILGVHAIGTGATELIHIGQAVMALKGTVDYFINNVFNYPTLAECYKVAALNGSNKLRLLQSSPTSLETPKLKIVGA from the coding sequence ATGAAGCATGTCAACATGGTGGTGATCGGCAGCGGCCCGGCCGGCCAGAAGGCGGCGATCCAGGCTGCGAAGCTCGGCAAGAGCGTTATCCTCATCGAGAAAAACAACATCATCGGCGGCGCCTGCATCCATACGGGCACGATTCCCAGCAAGGCGCTGCGCGAGTCTGTTTTGCAGCTCACCGGAATCCATCAAAGCACTCTCAACAATCACAATCCAGTCAATAAGAGCGACATTACACTGGACGACTTGATCTTCCGATGTCATCAAGTGATTCGGACCGAGATCGATGTCATTCGCGAGCACATGCAGCGCAACGGCGTCGAGATGATCTGGGGCGAGGCGCATTTCAAGGATCAGCACACAATCGATGTCGTCCGGCCCAGCGCCTGCGAGACGATCGAGGCGGACCATATTGTCATCGCCAGCGGCACCACGCCGGCGCGCCCCAGCACGATCACCTTCGATAACGAGCGCGTTCTGGACAGCGACAGCTTCCTGCGCCTGCCCGCGCTTCCCAAGAGCATCATCATCGTCGGCGGCGGCGTCATCGGCACCGAGTACGCGTGTATGATGGCCGCGCTCGGCATTCGCGTCGTCCTGGTGGAAGCGCGCCCGATGCTGCTGGAGTTCGCTGATTCCGAGATCATCGAAGCCCTTCAGTACCGCATGCGCGCCATGGGCGTCACCCTTCGCCTCAACGAGCGTGTGGACGACATTCGCGTCCTTCCCGACGGTCTCGTTCAGGCGACGATGCAGAGCGGCAAGCATATCCGCGCCGACTCGCTCCTGTACTGTATCGGCCGGCAGGGCGCAACCGCCAAGATGGACCTGGACAAAGTCGGCCTCACCCCCGACTCGCGCGGACGCCTCAAAGTCAACGAGCACTATCAGACGGAGATCCCGCACATCTACGCCGTCGGCGACGTGATCGGCTTCCCGGCCCTGGCCAGCACCAGCATGGAGCAAGGCCGTCTCGCCAGCTGCCACGCTTACGGCGAGCCGACGTGCTCCATCCCCGAGCTGTTCCCGGTGGGTATTTACTCCATTCCGGAGATCTCGATGGTCGGTAAGACCGAAGCGGCCCTGACCGACGAAGGCATCCCCTACGAAGCCGGCGTCGCGCAGTACCGCGAGATCGCCCGCGGCCAGCTGCTCGGCGACGAAGGCGGCATGCTCAAGCTGCTGATCCACGAGCAGACCCGGCAAATCCTTGGCGTCCACGCCATCGGCACCGGCGCGACCGAGCTGATCCACATCGGCCAGGCCGTCATGGCGCTCAAGGGCACCGTGGACTACTTCATCAACAACGTATTCAACTACCCGACTCTGGCCGAGTGCTACAAGGTGGCCGCGCTGAACGGAAGCAACAAGCTCCGGTTACTGCAGTCTTCACCAACGTCGCTGGAGACGCCGAAGTTGAAGATCGTCGGCGCGTAA
- a CDS encoding CheR family methyltransferase — protein sequence MTELEIHQPDFETLLQYLKRNRGFDFTGYKRNSVMRRVEKRMSDIGVEGYSHYVDYLEVHPEEFSQLFNTILINVTAFFRDPAAWDFIRDEVIQRIIVTKGLDDPIRIWSAGCASGEEAYTLAMLLAEALGFERFRDRVKIYATDIDEEALTEARQASYTAREVIGVPAEYLERYFERSASRYVFHKDLRRAVIFGRHDLIQDAPISRIDLLVCRNAMMYFNAEIQSKILARLHFALSDTGYLFLGKAEMLFTHSNLFTPVDLKLRVFNKVMKGTLRDRLLLMTQTGSEEDVDHLTDHVQMREIVFETGPIAQIVIGLTGMLALANDRARNLFRLSHRDMNRPLQDLEISYRPVELRSCIEQAYNERRVVVVKDVPWPPAPGETGFLDVQVVPLQDNAGSILGAAVTFTDVTRFKQLQGELLEANRELETAYEELQSTNEELETTNEELQSTVEELETTNEELQSTNEELETMNEELQSTNEELQTMNEEMRHSSGDFKRANTFLGAILSSMRGGVVVLDNNLEVQIWNSKAEELWGLRSEEVQNKHFFSLDIGLPVDRLKPSIRACLSGSLSSFEDTIEATNRRGKAIICKVTCTTLINGEDLFGVIMVME from the coding sequence ATGACCGAATTGGAGATTCATCAGCCTGATTTCGAGACTCTGCTGCAATATCTCAAGCGCAACCGTGGATTTGATTTCACCGGATACAAGCGAAACAGCGTGATGCGCCGCGTGGAAAAGCGGATGTCGGACATTGGGGTGGAGGGGTATTCCCACTATGTCGATTATCTTGAGGTGCATCCCGAAGAGTTCTCCCAACTCTTCAATACGATTCTGATCAACGTGACGGCGTTTTTTCGCGACCCCGCCGCCTGGGACTTCATCCGGGATGAGGTAATTCAGCGGATCATCGTGACAAAGGGGCTAGACGATCCGATCCGTATCTGGAGCGCCGGCTGCGCTTCCGGCGAAGAGGCCTACACGCTGGCGATGCTGCTGGCCGAAGCGCTCGGCTTCGAGCGGTTCCGTGACCGCGTCAAGATCTACGCGACGGACATCGACGAGGAGGCGCTGACCGAGGCGCGCCAGGCCAGCTACACCGCGCGCGAGGTGATCGGCGTTCCTGCGGAGTATCTGGAGCGATATTTTGAGCGCTCCGCGTCGCGATACGTCTTTCACAAGGACTTGCGCCGCGCCGTCATCTTCGGCCGGCACGATCTGATCCAGGATGCGCCGATCTCCCGGATCGATCTGCTGGTCTGCCGCAACGCGATGATGTATTTCAACGCCGAAATCCAGTCCAAGATCCTGGCGCGGCTCCACTTTGCGCTCAGCGACACCGGATATCTCTTTCTGGGCAAGGCGGAGATGCTGTTCACGCACTCTAATCTCTTTACGCCGGTGGATCTGAAGCTGCGCGTCTTCAACAAAGTGATGAAGGGAACTTTGCGCGACCGTTTGCTGCTGATGACGCAGACGGGCAGCGAAGAGGATGTGGATCACCTGACCGATCACGTTCAGATGCGGGAAATCGTCTTCGAAACCGGGCCGATCGCGCAGATCGTGATCGGGCTGACCGGCATGCTGGCGCTCGCCAACGACCGCGCCCGAAATCTATTTCGCCTCAGCCATCGCGATATGAACCGGCCTTTGCAGGACCTGGAGATCTCCTATCGTCCCGTCGAGCTGCGCTCATGCATCGAGCAGGCGTACAACGAGCGCCGCGTGGTGGTGGTGAAAGATGTCCCCTGGCCGCCGGCGCCCGGCGAGACCGGTTTTTTGGACGTCCAGGTCGTGCCGCTGCAAGACAACGCCGGCTCGATCCTGGGCGCCGCCGTCACCTTCACCGATGTCACCCGATTCAAGCAGCTTCAGGGTGAGCTTTTGGAAGCCAACCGTGAGCTGGAGACGGCCTACGAGGAGCTTCAATCCACCAACGAAGAATTGGAGACGACAAACGAGGAGCTTCAGTCCACGGTGGAGGAGCTGGAGACGACGAATGAGGAGCTTCAGTCCACGAACGAGGAACTGGAGACGATGAACGAGGAACTCCAATCGACGAACGAAGAGCTTCAGACCATGAATGAGGAGATGCGCCATAGCAGCGGCGACTTCAAGCGCGCCAATACGTTCCTGGGCGCGATCCTCTCCAGCATGCGCGGCGGCGTGGTGGTCCTGGACAATAACCTGGAAGTCCAGATCTGGAACTCCAAAGCGGAGGAGCTATGGGGCCTGCGCTCTGAGGAAGTCCAGAACAAGCACTTCTTCAGTCTCGACATCGGGCTTCCCGTCGACCGGCTCAAACCATCCATCCGCGCCTGCCTCTCCGGCAGCCTCTCCTCCTTTGAAGACACCATCGAAGCCACCAACCGGCGCGGCAAGGCGATCATCTGCAAAGTCACCTGCACCACGCTGATCAACGGCGAGGACCTCTTCGGCGTCATCATGGTGATGGAATGA